The sequence below is a genomic window from Salicibibacter cibarius.
TACTGCCGATGCCAGTATGAGCACCAATAAGAGAAACATAGCCATTATGCGTACGGCCCAACTGCTCATACACAATGCACTTTCCTACCGTATCGAGACCGATGCCTCCGTATTCTTCCGGAATGCTTAAACCAAAAAGCCCAAGTTCCTTTGCTTGGTCCACAAGATGCTGAGGAATCTCATCTTCCTCTTCGATTTGCTGCGCGTACGGCTCCACTTCGTTTTCCACAAAATTTTTCACCATCACGCGCATCTGTTCATTTTCTTCGCTAATATTAAAATCCATGAGGTTTTCCTCCCTTTAAAATTCTCATCTCTAAATAGATGCAAAATCCATGCCATTTTTTATGAGCGTTTTAAGGAGGATTCATGCGCCGGGAAAATCATCTATGTATGATTTGATTTATAAATGTATCTTGGACGAAAAAGCCGGCTTCACTTCGAAACCGGTTTCAAAATTGTAAGTCACTTTCGGATTTTTAAGGGTTCGATCACGATGGCCATAAATATTGGGTAATCATGTAAAAGCTCCAGGTTTAATCGATTCAAGCATTTCCTCCGTTGTGAACACATTTCCTGTGGCAATATCCTGATTTGCCCGTTCGATCATTTTTTGCAATTCCGGATTATTCTCGATCTCTGTTTGTATTTCATTTTTTTCAATTGGATGAATCAAAAACTGTTTGCCTTTAATATCGATAATCGTGTCTTCATTTTCATTCAGTACATTTTGTATAGCTTCAGTGCCGTCAAGCTTTTTTGCCATTGAGAATCCCCCCTTTACAATTGTACAGGACCTTTCGATATATCCAAAGTTCATGTAAATACTATCCCCGATATCGATCATGTTGGACGGGGATCGTGACTTGGTCAATTCCCATATTCCCGTGCCCATCGAATTGATAGAAAGTTTTAGTGAGAGGAAAGATCATTGAATAGAAGCAAATTCGTTGTCGTCAAAAGGACCGTCGGACAAAGGATCATAGTCCAGAACTTGAAGCACCTTATCATACGTTTCCCCTTTAATTCCACTATGCCCAGTCTCAATTTTGGAAATCGTAGCTTGTGTAATCGGTCTCTGGCCTTGACTACGTGCTTGCTTAGCTACCAATTGAACGATATCCTGTTGAGTAAGCCCTAAATCAATGCGGCGTTTCATGATCTTTTTTCCCATTTTAACAGGAAAACTTTCCAAGTGCTCTTTCACGCCCGGTACCTGTTTCAGCAAATCTTTTAATTGTTCATGGGAACTGCTCGATTCTTGATGATTGACCATCAAAAACCTCTCCTTTTCATGTTTCGCGGTTTCGGGTATACATTAAGACAATTTGTTCACTTTCTTGAATCAGCCGTTCAAATTCAGGTGGATTTTTCTCTTGTTTTAGAATCGCACGGGTGAAATATAGGATCTCGAGTTTCGCACCCTGATAAATCAATAAAAAAACACCATGAAAATGGATGAAAAAACGTAAAAAACCCGCATGAACACAGGGCTTTTGGTATAATTAAGGTACCAATCCAAATCATGCCAAAAGGACGTGTTATCATGCGGGGAAAAACCAAAGAGATTGAAAAAGTGATTCAAACTCATAGTTTTTCAATTGATTCAATTATAAGGGATGTTATGAAAACGTTCAACTTTCGTTCCCTTTGTCACAAGGTCGGATTCAAGAAAGAGCAAGGATATCCGGTTGCAGATATCATCACCTCCCTCTTTGTAATTAAATATTCTTCCATATGCTCTTGATTTCTCAGATTTTCATGCCTTTAGGATTTACTAGCACCAGAGTACACCACTCATTCGATGAATATATTTCAATTGAAGGAATGATATTCCACTCAGAGGTCCATCCCTCTCATCCAACCCCTAGGGGTTGGAAAAAATTAGGATGACCGTGCGCTTGCATTCGCCCACTTCATACATGGTCGCTTAACCTCCCATACATCCCTGGATGGTGATGATCCACACATTCCTTCGTCCGGCGTATCCATGTGGTGGGGGCGGCTATGCTTTCTAACTGGGTCCAAGCCCGAAAGGAGGAAATAAACGCCGCCTCGGCACTGTTGGTGTTTGTATGCCATTGACAAGAAGTATCCGTTTCACAAGAGATGGCTGAGTTACTGTATTCCTGACTTACGTGGTTTGCGCTTGAGCGCGCTTCCGGTCTTGTAGAAGTTTAGCACCGTCAAAAGCACATCCTCGCTGACCCATCACAAACAAGACTTTCAAAAGTTTTCCACACAGAGCGATCAGTGATTGCATTTTTTTCAGCGGTCGGTCGGAACGCTGCGTGAGTTCATGATGCAGGGCGCGAAACGTGTCATTATGGTTAACGAGGGGACGAATCGCTAAAAATAGAATGTGGCGTAATCGTCTCCGTCCTCGTTTACTAATAGTGGTTTGGCCCTTGTGAACCCCTGAGCTATTTTCTTTTAAATCAAGACCGGCCAGACTGATCAGCTGCTTCGGATGACGATACTGGTGAATATCCCCGACCTCGGCAAAGAAAGCGGCAATGGTCATGTCGCCTAAGCCTTTGATGTCCCTCATTTGTTCGGCGCCAGGGAGATGCTCAAGCTGGTCCGTCAATTGGGCTTCCAATTCCTCGAGTTGCCGGGCATATAGGTCATACTGAGCCAGTAACGCGTCAAGTTCTTGTTTGGCAAAGCGGAGCCCTTCGGTGATGCCTACACTCTTCTCAGCAGCTTCATGAAGCTTTTG
It includes:
- a CDS encoding helix-turn-helix domain-containing protein, which produces MVNHQESSSSHEQLKDLLKQVPGVKEHLESFPVKMGKKIMKRRIDLGLTQQDIVQLVAKQARSQGQRPITQATISKIETGHSGIKGETYDKVLQVLDYDPLSDGPFDDNEFASIQ